A window of Alkalinema sp. FACHB-956 genomic DNA:
GACTACCGCCCCTATTTAGCAGCGTCCAATTATTGTTGGGTTGGGCATAGTCTAGGCTGTAAATACATTGCCTTGCTGGAATTGCTCAATGATGGTTCGGATCAGGTTTTGCAGGATATGGCAGCGATCGCGGATGCCCAATCTGAAACCCAAATGATCCAGTACCGCTTACAACAGATGGGCGAGCGGTTAGAACAACGGTTACAAAGTTTGCCAATTTGCGCAACGTTATCGGTCGCAGCGATGCCCGTGGGAATTACCGACCAAGCGTCATTACTCCTCGCGCCTGTCATCCAGGACTTAAACGCGGCTATTCCCCTACCCTTTCTCCAGCGGGCTTTCCAGAATGTCGGCTTGCAAGTTTTGCCCACCGTGGAACAAACCTATCAACTCATCGATCGCAGTCAGTCATTTAATCTGACTCGGTTGATTACCTTTGATGCCGATAAACTCGCGATCGAAACCTGCGATCGCTTGCTCCAGAGACATCCCAACGCACTCTTTCAGGCCCTAAAAGGGAAACATTTGGAACCCGTTGGCATTCAGTTAGGGCGTTCCATCGTGGATTTTAATCCGCTGGATAAATGGAGTGAACCGATCGTCGATCGGGCATTGGAACCCGTTGTCATAGGTGCTCTGGAAGCACTACAGCAGATCCAAACTCAAGTCATCCAGCCGACCCTCATTAGACAGTGAGGAGGTTTGATGGATAACCATCAAAAAGCTGTTGTCGCAGGCATTGACTCAACCCCCAACGACAACAGCCATCCTTTCTACAGACTATAGACCTGCATTTGCCAATCCAGCGTGAGCTTGGTCACCCCCATAGGCTATGCCGTCGATCAACGTTCTCGCCAATCCACTGGCTGGCCTAAAACGGAATCTGACTCAAATTCGGTTGCATTTTCGATGGCAGAGACTTGAGATATTTCAAAAACGCAAACAACTCTGCCTCGGTCAACTCCGCCCGCGTCCGCTTGCCATAGGTTTCTTGAAGATAGGCGCTTCCCTGCTTCTTCGTCCAACCGATCCGATCGATCTCCGCCCCAATTTGCGCGATCGCATCCGACAAATCCATCGGGGGTTCCGCAGGCTCCGCAGCCATAAACGCTGGCTCCTCCTCCGGAATATATTCATACTCCATTGGTTCAAACGCCTCCACCGGCAAATCCATCGGTAAATCCATGGCGCTCGCGCCTGGGATGGCAGCCACGAGCGGGGATACTGAACTCGCAACAGTGACCTCCGCCTCCCGATCCAACACGGCTACCGACGCGATCGGATCCTCTGGATTCCCCTTCTCCAGCTTGGCCTTCTCCGCCTTGGTCTTGCGCTTCGGCGTCGCAGAATTGGCCCCCGGTTCAGCATTCACCCCGCTATCCCCACTGGCAGCTCGGCTAGTAACTCCACTGGTTGCTCCACTAGCAACCCCAGGGATCCCCTTGGCAACCGAGACATCCACCCCTGGCCTTGCGATCGAACCTGCGATCGGCCCAGCAACCTCGGCGATATCTGCCATGGGAACCGCCATCGATGACATATTCGATGACACATTCGATGATACATAGGGAGCCGTCGCCGAAATGCCCAACACCGCCAACACCCGAATCCGGGCCCGATCCTCCGCCGCCTCCACCGTAGACGCACTCGCCAGGGCAGAGGCCAAAGCACGCCCCTCCACTTCCACGATCGCCTTCACAATAAACTGGTCACCCTGGGCTTGCACCAGATCCGACAGCAAGCAGCCCGTTGCGTAATGGGCCCGGAGTTGATTCAACAGCGCTTGACTGGATAAAACCGCACGGAAATTGGAAACGGATTCAGCGGAACTTGCAGCCGCTAACGGCGTTGTGGGAGCAGTTGCCAACATATTCATACTGTTTGTGGTAGGTAAGGACAGACAGTTTCTGCGATCGCAGTTCGCGGGAAGATTTGAATCAGAACGATCGGACTCAATAGCCAACCCCAAAATTGATCCCAGAAAATGATCAGTTATTTTAGGCTCAAGCGTAACGGATCTTAGCGCCTTTAAAACAATTTCCTGAAAAATCTCCGAATCCTGATCCCATCCTCGTAATCCATTCGCCATCACAGCTGGGGCCTAATCGCCTCGATCGTCCCCAGATCCCATTCCATAGCCCGACCCGTCATTCTCCCTACCCCATTCAGGAGGTTCTTGAGGGATCCATGACTTAGTTGCCTGTTTCTTGGCCCATGATCTTGGCCCATGATCTTGGCCTACTGTCTCAGCCCATTGCCACCGATTTGGCATCTTTGG
This region includes:
- a CDS encoding DUF1350 family protein is translated as MMDNAVSIEPQFQRLSSSWVAIHPHPKGIIQFIGGAFFGSFPTLSYQYFLKQLFQAGYTIISLPFRFTFNHWSVALDLLEEHYAVRLGIIEQLAELPDKPDRAYDYRPYLAASNYCWVGHSLGCKYIALLELLNDGSDQVLQDMAAIADAQSETQMIQYRLQQMGERLEQRLQSLPICATLSVAAMPVGITDQASLLLAPVIQDLNAAIPLPFLQRAFQNVGLQVLPTVEQTYQLIDRSQSFNLTRLITFDADKLAIETCDRLLQRHPNALFQALKGKHLEPVGIQLGRSIVDFNPLDKWSEPIVDRALEPVVIGALEALQQIQTQVIQPTLIRQ